GCTAAAATTGGAATTGACTTTCTAACCATTGATATTATGCATAAAGCGCCTTGTTGCAGGCATATAGATTAGACATGGTCAACgtccaattttaaaaaagaaagagataatTGTTGGCTCAAACAATACTATAATTAGATTATTGATcattgaaaattttatgttttacaTGAGAAATACGAAACTTGTATTGCTTTATATGCAATGTAggtctatatatgtatatgttaggtgtcttcatttcttttcaaaaacttccaagaaaaatggtgaaaaacgtCCATTTGGATAAAATTAAGCTGTTCTTGAAATCAACAATTCTATGCAATGTTTGGAAAGTTTGATATGGTAAGCGATAAGTTAATAGTtttgatataattatatattgagaattttcgTGTTTAGAACGATCCATAATTTTTGTGTTTcctcaaaaagtaaaaactgtCTTATTTAATAGGATAGTTGTGACACACCGGCCAACATCATTAGGGataagaataattctacttatcatctctaCACTCCATATATTatacttattataattttttattttcatttattaaaaaacaagaataaaataaaataaaaaataataaaaaaagaattaaaataatattaaaatatataaaatatatgatatggAATGATGTGTATTATTCATCGAGGCATAAATATGTATAATTTTATTGGGTCAAAATTATGTTTAATGTGGCATTTTGGATATGCCTGCAAACTCTCGTTAGTTGAGATTGGTTAGGATTTCTAATTGGGCTCATAAGTCTAAAAGTTTATTTTAAGGCCGTTTAAAATTTAGTAGATAATTTTGGACGGAGTTAATAGGttaatatgttttgaaaagaccAATTGAGGTTTATTGGATTATTTTAAATGGGTCATAATtccatttaatattataatgaaTTAATGACTTTTATTGGGTCAAATAATTGGATTTAAAAGccatttaatatttatggaGTAAGAGAACTCATATTTATTAAGTACTAGgctcaataatttaattaaaagccCAAATTTAGTGGACGAGTTGgagtcattttaaaatttaagatggATCCATTAGGATTGGTTGTGGCCTTCATATTTGGGGGTCTGGGGCCTTTTCAAAGCATGGATGAGATGGATGGTAGGGAATGGAGAACAAGTCAGAAATTGGGGTGATAGATAGTTAAACCACTCCCTCAACTTTTATGGTTCAGTCTCAAGTGAAAATTTTTCAGAGGAAAGCTTATGTTAAGGAGTTGATTGATGAGAGGGCCAGAGGGGTTGCTGGAATGAAAGCCTAGTTAATGCTGTGTTGAATGTAGAAGAAGCAGATATAGTTACGAGCTTGCTGTTGACTAAACGAGGTTCTGAAGACAAACTGATCTAGGGTCCTAATAATTCAAGTAAGATTTCAGTCAAATCTGCATATTATTTGGCGTACCAGTTAAAGAATGCTTATAGAGGCGAGTCATCAAATAGCAATAAGGTTTCAATTGTTTGGAGGAAGATTTGGGATTTGAATGTTCCAAATGTAGTTAAAGTCTTTCTATGGAGAATTGTTGGTGATGTACTTCCTACAAAAAGGAATATGTTTATTAGGAAACTTACTGGTGGTGATCCATGTCCTATCGATGAACAAGCTGAGGAAACAAGCAGTCATATGTTATGGTAGTGTGTAGCGGCACAAGATGTTTGGGCAGATTCGTTAAGCTGTCTTCAGAAGTGGAAATGTGTAGAGACTAATATAGGTTTGCAGCAGAGTTAGCTTGAGGAGGTTGCCAGTGCTCTGAGAAGAAGTTGGCTTCGAAGAAATAGGTTTGTATTTTAAGGCAAGTCTGAAAGTAGGGAAGAGGATGAGGGTTTTTAGCTTGCACAGTTCAACAGTCACACACAAGTAGAAGATGGAGGCCAGAGGACCATATCAGGATCTCTTAGATGGAACAAACCTGAGATAAGCTGGTACAAGATTAATTAGGATGCCACATTTGATAGCAAAAATTCGAAAATGGGAGGAAAAGTATTGTGGTTAGGAACTGGGAAGTTGAGTTGATGGGTGCTGTTTGTATGCCTAAGAGATTTGTGAATAATCCTTTATAGGCTGAGATTGTGGCATTGGAGAGAGCAACAGAGTTTTGTATTGAAATGGAGATAGGGAATGCTATCTTTGAAGGAGATGCTCTTGGAGTGATTAAATTAGTCAAGAGGAATGAAGAGGATTGTTCATGTTATGGTCAGATTATAGAAGATATAAAGGCTGCTTTTCATGGCAGGGAACGTAGAGAATTCAACATATTAAAAGAGATGATAATCAAGCTGCACATCAACTATCAAAGTTAGCTTTATCTTGTGAACAAGAGAGTGTGTGTGGATTGAAGAGGGTCTTGAGGTTATTATGCAGtgtattaattttgaaaaactgtGTAATGCTTAAGGTATGAATGAgaatgtttctgatttctttaaaaaaagaaaaacccactAAATTAGAGAcaaatcttataatttaatattaaattatgcaaccCTTTATATTAGAGCCCAAATGAGATCGTAATAGAAAACCCAAAAATCAATGTATGAAGCCCAAAATTAGACCCAAGATCTATGAAAAGGCCCAAACTGGATTACCCAACACTCAAGCTGAAACCTTATAAATATTTCCAGACCTGCAAGACTGGCCCATAACCTTGactgaaattttcattgttattGATAAGCATATTAGTGTCGTATTTAATAGCATTATAAATAAGAactcatttaataataaaataagtttataatcCTATAAATCACATGAAATATGtcaataaaacaattttttataattctctCCGCAAACTTATGGCATGTTTGGACACTATGGGGATTCTTATAattctcaatattttcaaaacttctcataatctCATTTCCAAACATTAGCTCAgtgaaaaatactttttaatttttaatttttaatattttcatataatcattacctaataattatttaaacacaaaaatcaatacaacttttacaagttttaaaacaaaacaaaacaaaagataatataacttttatgaatttcgaaacaaaaattagattaaaataacttttttaactttataatatttttattcaattttttcttttttattttctaaaatttaataaaatttctttaccgaaataatttaattactgTTCATGAAATTATGAGATAATCCAACTTTAGTATTTTCTCATTAACATAGATATGCAAAGATAATAATGGTTAGAGGGTTAGGAATCTTGACTCATTtatgatataaattcaaaataattaattatcgAATCTTGTCTTTCATGGTACGACCTTCTcacaataattaagaaaaaaaattgtattttaagGCCGTTTTGAATAATACATGCCGCACTGTACAGATGGAAAAGTCAATATTTTCAAGATAATAtaatttcaaacttttcttGCAAATTTACTCCAACTATTCCAATAAGAGAATAACTTCACATAGCATGTTCTTCATCCCTTCCCTTCAAATGCAAATACCCATATGTACAAAAGAGTCACGCCTTGGCTGAAAGTTGGATATTGGGATAGGTTGAAATTAGGAGTAGTTTCTTTTCGATTTTAATGGTTGTGATTGATAGCTCGTGTTgccatcatttatttatttatttttaattttggccGCTGTAACCAAAAAATTCCTTCTCTCAACCCACTTCGCCGCAACCTTGGGTCTTGACCAGACTATTCATTCAACTCACTTCAACACTATTGAAGAAGCTCTAGaccaaagatgaaaaaaaattataaaaagaaggtGAAAATGTACAGGTTGGCTGAAATCCTGAAGAGACAGTTTGAAGAtatgaaaatggtgaaaattttgtataaatgaATAGCAAAGCAAAGGGAGATGGAGATGTGAcaacaaatgtaattttttctttgtgcatcttctttctcactctatttgcaatctattttcatctatgatctctctctctctctctttctaaacTTCTCTTTCAATCTCTTACTTTTGCTTCTATCTTCAGTCTATTGTCTACTGTGCACTGCCACACTACAAGGCCAACAATCTCTTTGTCTTCACCATACACATCTAGCCAGCGCCACGTAGTATGCAGCAAGCTCTTAGCCCCTAATCATGGTATGATTTCTATATCTTTCCGTCAATAAGTTATTACGTTTATGCATCTTAATTGGCATTGTGAATGGTGCACTCTTGTTGGTAATTGTGAATTGTGAACTTTAGATTGCGAATGGAGTAGTTGTGATTTGGCTGTGAAATGTGAAGTGATGGGGATTGTTGTGTAGTTGTGTTGTGGCTATAAATAGTGTGAAGTGATGGGGTTGTTGTGCAGTTGTGATGTAGTTTGCGATATGACAGTATATTATGAAGTGACGAAATTAAATGTAAAGTTTGTGATGTGGTTATGCTTTGTGAAGTGATGGGATGGTTGTGCAGTTTGCGTTATAACTGTGCATAGTGTGAAGTGATGGGGTTGTTATGTCGTGTGTTGTAGTTGGTTATATTCTCAAACTCAATTCATGATCTCCTACTGCCCAAGTAAATTAGTCCATGAGAGGGGTAAGGATAGAGAGGGATAGAGGTTATACCCAAACCGAGTGGATGTTTCATTGTGGAGCACTGGGTGGCTCACGACTGAGCTCACGATTGCTAGGCATGACAATTCAGAGTGGTTGGAGGTTGAGTTCATTGAAACAATGGCAGCAATGGCTTGGTGGTTTACGATTGAATAACAGAGGGCTATGGGCTTTATAGTTTGGTGGCTAGGCGACCGTCGATTGCTCGTCTGTGAGTTCACAAGGTAAGTCGAACTCAATTACTCCAAAGAAATAGATCCTTATATAAGGAGGAGATCTCCACAAATCTATGAGTGCTTTCTATGCACAGACTCCACACTTAATGGCTCCCAAGGATCTTCTTTCAAGGGAGGCATCATCTTCAACTTTCAGAAACTCTAAATTCCTTCCTTGTATTGTGAGATATGTGAGGCAATGAAAGATAGTAAAATTATCCACCATAGTGGATTGTGCTCCTAAACAATCTTGGATGTAGGTTTTTATGCCGAATCACGTAAATCTCTatatctctctttatttatttttatttgcttgTTTACTATTAATTTTATAGGGTGGAGAGCACCTAGCTAATTGACTCCCGAATCATTGTCGTGAGTCGGGAATAATTCTTTCTTCTATTTCGGTCTGTTGTATAAATTTACACATTAACAATAGACAAATAGCTCATTTTTGTTGCCCATATCAGTTTATCCAATGTGGTAAATCCGACCTAACATTAGTCATTTTCCTTGCGCACCTAATCAAGGGTatggttttattctttttctttttctccccttTCTTTAATCACCAATCATTccctagttttttttatttgtgagtaattcaaattttcatcttaaaactaTTCCTATATACTTTAATATTCACACTTTTTGATGtgacaaattttaaataatttcatatttcaACTACTAAACATGTGCGGTATCAGCAACGTCATGCATTTACTTGAGATGAtaagatttaaaataagaaagttGTATATCTCTCTGTTTTATGCCTTCGGCCTTTCTCAAGTATGGTCCGATTTTCTTTGCGTGCAATCCACGATTTCGTTCTAATTCCTGttggtattatttattttcttagtgAATATTTGTCCAGAAAAAAGTCTCCgcaataaaaaatacattgcttAACAGAATTACATGATCCCAATTCTTATACTTACGATTATGTGATACAAATTGTAGAAACACAAACACCAATATGCGTACAAGGAGTAGCTGGGCAAGATACCACAAACAGCACATCGAGCATGCACAACACATATAACTACTTCGAGATGTTTATATCCCAATTCTTAtactttaaaaatactttttgagattgaaatgacgattatttaaatttttaaaaattatatatatgtccatattcttgaaagtttaaaatttataattattttaaagttatatgagtatttttgttcattaacagtgtttttaaaatttgaattacgttCTGCATTATACGGAAAAGAACGtttgagaaaattttttttccttaaacgtacttgtttagtttatttgagattaaaagtactttaatatgtaatacccaaataactttctttttttcttaaagagttcttaaaactatttaaacattttttaaaactcctaCCGCAATCCCAAGCACATGCCCTAAGTAAAAGAAATGGTTAAACTTGTTTGGCTGTTAAACTCAACTAAAATCAACTCAGTTTAATCTAGTAATTTTAAGCCGAGTCTAATATCCAAGCACTtcactctcaaattattaaacttatcttaacttAAAACCTCTTTATATATGGGActcacaaattttttcaactcaatacttttttatatatgagACTCATAACgtttttcaacttcttataattatctttaaactcatcttaatatttaaatatatctaaactcatttgaAATGAATCCTACATAATTCACTCCATTAATttaattcactattatttataaacaattcaattgaGCTCAGCTTACCTTAACATATAAACGCAGTCTAAAGTTGCCTATGAAAAGAACTATTACTCCTAGCCAACCAATGGTTTCGCAAGAGCGCTACGAAGGGGTGGGTGGGTATTTCTGCTTATTTTTTTCGTTCTTTTCTTATGAATGAAAACCATTGAACGTGCGTACGTGGGTTTCCGGCGTCTGCTGGGTTGCTGTCGGGATGTAACGAGCAGCTTGTGGGACCGTCGTTCTGGGCCATCGGTAGAATGGCTGGTTGCGGAGGGAGAGCAGAGAGTGAGGGAAACGAGAGAgaaaacatagagagagagaggtaataAGGTCGAAGAACGGAAGAAAGGAGAAGGAATGGGGATTACGGTTTCAGCTCTAACCAAAACCGGGACCAAACTCACTGATGTCGGTTTCGGCCTCATTGGACTGCTGTCCATCCGTCCAGTTTTAATTCGAAGTTCTGCAAATTCATGGCTTACGaagattttcaaattccaaCATTCACATATACGTCAACAATAGTGCTCAATAGATGGCGAGCACAATTTATATTTCCAACTACGTGAGGAACAGGAACGGGTACTCTATAGAGAAGGAACAAATTGGTGAATAAATAGGCAAAGAGAAGCAGTAACTAATAACAAATCACAACATCGAAACCAGTCAGTTTCACAGTAATTCTGTAGTACTCTTGGATTACATAAATGTTGATAGTCCAAATCTATGATTTATATGGAATGATCAAGAATCTTGTTGTGTGCCCCATGAAAGGATCCATGCATAACAATATCATAATCATGAAGTGTCTTGTTGCTCAAGCACATTCCTCCATCCATTAACTAAAACTAGGCTCTCTTTGTAACTAACCAGCTGAAACATTTCCGAGCCGTCGTCATATATTGGAAGATTCTTCAGTTCTCGTGTTATTGGATCAAATAATACCAAGCATTTTTTATCTGGATCACAATGGTGGCCGCTAAGCACAATCAAACCGTCGTCCAGAAATTGTAAAGGAAGAGTGGGTAATTCAATCGTAAATAGTTTTGTCCAAGAACTTTCCACAATAGACTCGTTCATCACCCATATATCAAACGCCAATATTCCAACAATCACAACTAAAGAGTCATTGATAATGGCAATGTGTTCAACAAGAGAACTTGTATCATCAGGCAACATTATCTCCCGGAACATCTCATTGCTCATATCAAAGGAAAGCAATAAACGATGCCCCCCCTCGCGACGTTCAGGACAAATCAACCAATAATAGAATCCATTTAAGTATGAAGGAAAATGAGGCCATTTCATAAAATAGGCTGAGTTGAGGGATGCATCAATCACTCTCCAAGAATCAGTAGTAAGGTTGTATACCTCAACTTGGTAATGCCGCGGAGAATCGAAGTACATGATTTTAACCACCTTGAAGTCATTGGAATTGAGATCAATACCAAAGCCGAAATCGATAAACGAGGGGCAAAAACCAGGCGGGCGAGGAACAAACGGAAGCCTCTTTGATTCTCTGGTTGCAGGATTCCAAAGCACTATCTCCCTAGCCCGGTCTGGTTCAGGAGCACCATAGAAACGCTCTGGAGCAATACCAACAAGACAAAATATTCCATTACAGAGACCGATGAAATGTACAGGGTTAATATCTTCTGAGAACAATTGTGGGACGAGATGTATGTTGCCGGAAAACTCTAGGGTGTCGTTAGAGTGCATGGAGAAACGTGGGGCAGTTGTTGCTCGGCAACGCTCAAGGATGACTCGACGGTATTGATTGCGATTGTGATCAGAAATGGCGAAAGTGTGGTGCTTCGTGATGAAATAAGGGTCTCCGATGAGAGCATACCAGGCTTTACTCACAGACTTAAATCGCATCAACGATTTTACAGGCAGCGTCGACAGAATTTCAGTCACCACGCCTTCTGGGAGATGGAGATGACGGCTCAACATTCTTAATTTCACTATCGGTTGAGACTTGAGAGTACAAAAAGGTATTACTTATAGTGAATTTGAATTTAATTAAGATTTTCTGTAAAGACGCTTTTCTGAAAGGTTTTATCTTAGACATTAAGCAATTTTCAGGATGCGATTCATTTGTTAAAGCTTTGATTGTAAGATTTGGCCCCACAGCTTTTGATGATGCCATGGAGGGCTAGACAAGGCTTAAACAAACGTTGTAGCTGCCTATAAAGCCAAATTTGAGGCTTTCCAATAGGTTGCTTCTTGAGTGGCTTGAAAGACGAAATCAGGTTGCCCATTAGGATGCTTAATCCTGTTAATCTTAGTGAAGCCTTTGGCTTGGCCAAAATTCAAGAAGAATACGTCTTGAGCTCAAGAAAAGCTTCAAGAGTAGGGGGTATGGAGGAGATACTCATGAGTCTTATGGGTCTGATGACAGATTTCTGAAAAGCAATGTTGATAGAAGAATTGCATCTGTTCAGATGGATGGGAAAGAAAGGGACTTTGTTATCActgtgaaaaaaaatagagtcccAGCCAATTATGGAAAAATTCAAAAGTTTATGCGTTGCAGGTAGAGGACAGTGGGGGACGCGGAAATTGAGTTAGAAGAGGAGTTAGAAAGGGAAATTCAGAGGAAACATTGGAGAATAACCTGAAAATCTCGATCCATGCAATTTGGCTTTGCTTCTTTCTTGTCATCTAGGTTTGGGAGCAAGTTGTTATTTGGCTCATGTTCATTACGATATTTTTAAGTTGTATTTACCATGATGTGTGCCATGTCTTGTGTTTGATGATGATAACTTTTCTAATCCCATACTAGACATCTAGTTTTCTATATTTAAAGCAATTGTTAGCTTTTCTGATATTCTGTTATGTGATCTTAGGGTTTATGCAGGGATCTATTACAACAAGAGGATAGCTTGATCAGGGTAATTTGTCTCATAAgctgtgaaattatttaatcaaaatTATTCTTCACCGTCCTCTTTATTGTCTCTGCTTTCCTCTCCTCCTTCACGGGTATGCCGtctctttttcatcatttgttcctttttgtttcttaGTTTGGGAATTTGGTTCCTGCAATTTACATCTGTATGTGTTGTTCTGCTTGATGCCTTGATTGAGATCTGAACGAAGCTAACACGCTAAAGGAAAAacttagaaaaaacaaaagtaaataaaaaattagacaaattaaaaaataataatatttattcatataGAAAATGAAATACCCAACTCAAAATGGGATTAAATTTTGAGTACGTAAAAGGCAAAAACTGACATTTTATTAgactaaaatttaaaaccttTAAACAAATGTGAATAGTGAATACTTTGATGGCTACGGTAATTTCAAGGAAAGATCGCCTCGCAATTTTTTGATATTgaatcctcctcctcatccccTATAAATATACGTCTCTCTCCAGTTCTCCTACCCTTTCAAAATAGTACTCACCAGTGTTCTCACCAAATAGCGTGAATGGAAAATCCTTTCGGCGCATTCTTCAATCGCATAATTATGACATATTTCCTCCGAGTCTTCTTTAAATTTAACATGCAGCTACTGCTTAATTCCATGGCCTTCGCAACCTTCTACTGATGAAGTCGTTGACATAGAAGCAGGAGTTCCACCACCAGCTGTTGGCTTGGTGGTTGAACCTCATGCTGAACGCCACAACATGGACTGGCCGGGGTAATATCATCCTTCCTTTCTGCCTGACTGCAGCAATTGATGTAGCATTTGTGTACGTTCAAGTTCACTCAAAATTACCCACAGCCTTCCACTGTCTGAATATGGCGACCTTGCTTGCATTTGGTTCTTTCTCCGTTGGTCGGTTCATAAATCCGAAGTACGTGGTGACAACTATAACGTGCTTCACATACGACGTGGCGTATTCTTCACATACGACGTTTTTCATAGGGATAACAATTCATGTTCCATCGTCTCTCAAGATTAATACTTGGCTCATCTATGCCATATCGCTCCATGAAGTTTTGTTAAGCTTCAAAATGGAATTCAAATGGTATATATTATAATCAGGCCAAACCGCTAAATACGACAAGTATTTTTGACCATAACATTTTGTGATTTGTTAGGAAGAGTTTATATTCTTCAAATCGGATGAGGTGTTTTTGTGTGTTTCACACCGTCTAATAAAAAGGTAACACAGTATTAGTCTATTATACTTACAATGTCTCTGCATACAAGATATAATATCTCTTTCGCCTTTGAATTCATTTCTCTGTCCTCCCTTTCTCTCAACCCCTCGCCCTGTCCTTTCTCTCACAGTCAAAACGATTATTCTCCAAATAATTAGACGAACTAAAAGCATGCTAGCATTAGACTGACATTCCTTCCAACCATGGGAAAGACCGTGAAAATCAACTTCATCATAATCCGTATGTTATTTCATCTTTAATAATGCTGGACCGGGTCGTTAAAGTCATAAGTAGAGGTTGGAGGTGCTATAGGGTGGTATTATAGAAATTATGTTTCTTGGTAAATTCACAAGTTACTTAATATTTATTACGGAAGATCAAGATAAAGATCAAGATCAAGATAAAGATCAAGATCAAGattaaattcttttctttgtagGCAACGGCTATAATCTGTATTTATCATCATATGCATGTAAACTTACACTATAAATATTCACGTACACCACCCGAAGTAATAACAGTGGTTTTTACAGAACCTTATCATGGTATCACAGAGCCTTTTTTTGGATTAACATCCTCGATCCCATGGCCTCCGTCCACCCCACTCTGCCTTTCTCCACCATGGTTCATCTTCTCACCATCAAGTTATCATCCTCCAACTATCTTCTTTGGCGCAGTCAAGTTCTGCCGCTGCTGCAATCTCAGACTCTCCTCGGCTATATTGATGGTACACTTGCCGAGCCCCCTGCAACCATTGTTTCCGATTCCTCTGTTTTACCGAATCCCAAGCTGGCTGAGTGGCAACGCACCGATCAACTTGTGCTTAGTCTCCTTCTCTCCACTTTAACCGAGGAAGCCATGTCTGCTGTCGTTGGATTGCCCACGTCCCGTGCTGTTTGGTCTCGGCTGGAAACTACATTCAGCCATCGATCGAAGTCTCGTGAACTTCGGCTGAAAGATGATCTTCAGACCATGAAAAAGCATGATAAAACTGTACCTGAGTTCTCCCGAGATTTCAAAGCCATCTGCGATCAGCTTGCTGCCATGGGGCGTCCGGTTGATGATCTTGACAAAATCCACTGGTATTTACGTGGTCTTGGTTCAtctttttcaatcttttcaactACTCAAttgtctctctctcctctccctacTTTTGATGATATTGTGCCCAAAGCCGAGAGCTATGAGATTTTTGTCCGTTCCTTGGAGTCAACTTCTCCTTCGGGCCCCCCTGCTGCTGCCTTTACTGCTTCTCAAAACATCAAGACTGTTCCCCATAACGGTGGACGACGAGAAGGCCGTTTCTTTCGTGGAGGACGTGGTCGTGGTGCCCGCAATCATAGAGATCGAAATCGACAAATCCGGTGTCAAATTTGCCGTGGAGAAGGTCACTATGCCTCCTCATGCCGAGATCGTTATACTCGGTTTTCCCCTGCTGCCAACTTAGCCGAGGC
This is a stretch of genomic DNA from Carya illinoinensis cultivar Pawnee chromosome 15, C.illinoinensisPawnee_v1, whole genome shotgun sequence. It encodes these proteins:
- the LOC122297743 gene encoding F-box/kelch-repeat protein At3g06240-like, whose translation is MRFKSVSKAWYALIGDPYFITKHHTFAISDHNRNQYRRVILERCRATTAPRFSMHSNDTLEFSGNIHLVPQLFSEDINPVHFIGLCNGIFCLVGIAPERFYGAPEPDRAREIVLWNPATRESKRLPFVPRPPGFCPSFIDFGFGIDLNSNDFKVVKIMYFDSPRHYQVEVYNLTTDSWRVIDASLNSAYFMKWPHFPSYLNGFYYWLICPERREGGHRLLLSFDMSNEMFREIMLPDDTSSLVEHIAIINDSLVVIVGILAFDIWVMNESIVESSWTKLFTIELPTLPLQFLDDGLIVLSGHHCDPDKKCLVLFDPITRELKNLPIYDDGSEMFQLVSYKESLVLVNGWRNVLEQQDTS